Proteins encoded together in one Coregonus clupeaformis isolate EN_2021a chromosome 30, ASM2061545v1, whole genome shotgun sequence window:
- the LOC121545686 gene encoding uncharacterized protein LOC121545686, which produces MAITSSTSDDKQKHTTAQVNSKQNKSARWYAPQSALFYLHRQHFHSNYLGFCHLVTPILFTVFNLSCPPKTFSSESRFMLVLISNVDLSLPEVLYMLPQQSMAGETERSGKSSDLGEEDMPAQGGVENQINEQHLRRIERMFRDADTDGGGGLDMDQFRDAMKKIMDDEDVDIIFMKVDTNCDGRMDWVEYLNYMLLEYREKDSLQQQNRPLYFPKPLKIVPVAHCEAIVRLQFYHSSPQPGR; this is translated from the exons ATGGCCATTACAAG CTCCACCTCTGATGACAAGCAGAAACACACCACAGCTCAGGTAAATTCAAAACAAAATAAATCTGCACGCTGGTATGCTCCCCAAAGTGCTCTGTTTTATTTACACAGACAACATTTCCATTCTAATTACCTGGGTTTTTGCCACCTTGTCACCCCCATTTTGTTCACAGTTTTTAATCTGTCTTGCCCTCCTAAGACATTTTCAAGTGAAAGTAGGTTCATGTTGGTTTTAATATCAAATGTGGACTTAAGTCTGCCTGAGGTGCTCTATATGCTCCCTCAGCAGAGTATGGCAGGGGAGACGGAGCGTTCAGGGAAAAGCAGTGACCTCGGGGAGGAGGACATGCCGGCTCAGGGGGGAGTGGAGAATCAGATCAACGAACAGCACCTTCGCCGCATCGAACGCATGTTCAGAGATGCTGATACggatggaggagggg GGTTGGATATGGATCAGTTCCGGGATGCGATGAAGAAGATCATGGATGATGAGGATGTGGACATTATCTTTATGAAGGTGGACACCAACTGTGATGGCAGAATGGACTGG GTTGAATATCTGAACTACATGCTTTTAGAGTACAGAGAGAAAGACTCTCTGCAGCAGCAAAACAGGCCACTCTACTTTCCCAAACCACTCAAGATTGTGCCTGT TGCACACTGTGAGGCCATTGTCCGGCTCCAGTTCTACCATTCCAGCCCCCAGCCGGGGAGATAA